A window of the Paenibacillus woosongensis genome harbors these coding sequences:
- the xylF gene encoding D-xylose ABC transporter substrate-binding protein encodes MKRGEERVRKYGHLLRLSLAALLLASSLAGCGVVSDGSANTKNSAGTGNAAAGKDDGKIVIGLSMDTLKEERWQKDRDIFSAKVKELGGDVKVLAANGDDATQLSQAEQLISQGVDVLVVIAHNAEATAPIVEKAHKEGIKVIAYDRLINNAEVDYYISFDNVRVGELQAQAVIDQAPKGNIVYIGGADTDNNAHMFKTGAMNILKPLEEKGDIKIVYDQFSKDWKPEEALKNMENALTAVKNDVQGVVAANDGTAGGAIQALTAQGMAGKIPVSGQDADLAAVQRIAEGTQQMTVYKPIKSIATKAAEMAVAAAKGEDIATDTTVYNGKFDVPSVLLDPIPVSKDELSILIEDGFHKLEDVYKNVPKDQWPQQ; translated from the coding sequence ATGAAAAGGGGCGAAGAAAGAGTGAGAAAATACGGTCATTTGTTACGGTTAAGCTTAGCTGCATTGTTGCTGGCATCTTCATTGGCAGGCTGCGGCGTGGTGTCGGACGGCAGCGCGAATACGAAGAACAGCGCAGGAACAGGAAATGCAGCCGCAGGCAAAGATGACGGCAAGATCGTCATTGGGCTGTCGATGGACACGCTGAAGGAGGAGCGCTGGCAGAAGGACCGGGATATTTTCTCGGCCAAGGTGAAGGAGCTCGGCGGGGATGTAAAGGTGCTGGCAGCGAACGGGGATGATGCTACGCAGCTTAGCCAGGCGGAGCAGCTGATTTCGCAGGGCGTCGACGTCCTTGTCGTTATCGCGCACAATGCGGAAGCGACCGCGCCGATCGTGGAGAAGGCGCATAAAGAAGGCATCAAGGTTATCGCGTACGATCGCCTGATCAACAATGCGGAAGTGGACTATTACATTTCTTTTGACAACGTCCGGGTCGGGGAGCTTCAGGCTCAGGCGGTCATCGACCAAGCGCCGAAAGGCAACATCGTCTACATCGGCGGAGCCGATACGGATAACAACGCACATATGTTCAAGACGGGGGCTATGAACATTTTGAAGCCGCTGGAAGAGAAAGGCGACATCAAAATCGTATATGACCAGTTCTCCAAAGACTGGAAGCCGGAAGAAGCCTTGAAGAACATGGAAAATGCGCTGACCGCCGTGAAGAACGACGTGCAGGGCGTTGTAGCAGCGAATGACGGTACGGCAGGCGGAGCTATACAGGCTCTGACCGCTCAAGGCATGGCTGGCAAAATCCCGGTATCCGGACAGGATGCGGATTTGGCCGCGGTGCAGCGGATCGCAGAAGGCACGCAGCAAATGACGGTATATAAGCCGATTAAATCGATCGCCACAAAAGCGGCCGAAATGGCCGTTGCAGCTGCAAAAGGTGAAGACATTGCCACGGACACGACCGTGTACAACGGCAAATTCGATGTACCGTCCGTATTGCTCGATCCGATTCCGGTGAGCAAGGATGAGCTCTCTATTTTGATCGAGGACGGTTTCCACAAGCTGGAGGATGTCTACAAGAACGTTCCTAAAGATCAGTGGCCGCAGCAGTAA